From the genome of Microscilla marina ATCC 23134:
CAAAAGTATCCATTACTTCTTTTACCTTGCCACGAGAAACCTCTAATAGTTCTTTCTCACCAGCATTTAGGTCAAGTTGTATTACTTTCTCGATACCGTTTTTACCCAAGATAACAGGTACGCCTAAGTAACAATCATCAATGCCATACTCACCCTCTAGTTTAGTACAAACTGGGAATACACGACGTTGATCTTTTACTATAGCTTCTACCATTTGAGCAGCCGCCGAACCAGGCGCATACCAGGCAGAAGTACCCATTAGTTTGACCAATTCTCCACCGCCTTTTTTAGTGCGTTCTACAATTGGGTCAAGCTTGTCTTTAGACAACAACTCGGTTACTGGAATACCACCTACTGTAGTATAACGAGGCAATGGCACCATAGTGTCGCCATGACCACCCATCAATACAGCCTGAATGTCTTTAGGAGATACGTTTAGCTCACTTGCTAAGAAAGCACGGTAACGCGCTGTATCCAAAATACCTGCCATACCCATTACTTTGGTACGAGGCAATTTGGCTGTAGTGTGAGCCGCATACGTCATGACATCTAGTGGGTTAGAAACCACAATAACAATGGCTTCAGGAGAGTGAGCAATCACTTGCTCAGTTACAGATTTTACAATGCCTGCATTGGTTGAGATAAGATCATCGCGAGACATTCCTGGTTTACGAGGAATACCAGACGTGATCACAACCACTTCCGAACCAGCCGTTCTGCTGTAGTCATTGGTTACTCCAACTGTACGGGTATCATATAGATTGATAGGAGCTTTTTGCCACATATCAAGAGCCTTACCTTCGGCAAGTCCTTCTTTAATATCTACCAAAACTACTTCGTTGGCAATTTCGCGGTAAGCCAACACGTCGGCACATGTAGCACCAACATTTCCCGCGCCTACAACTGTGATTTTCATATTTTTTGTATAGTTATTTTAATATAAAATTGTCGTAAATCAATGGACAGTGGAAATTCTTTAATTATTCATAAAAATACAAGCATTGTTGTTGGATTTTGTTTGTATTTCAAAATATTCGACTATACTTTTACTTGGGTTAACTTAGAAAAGTACCATTTTTATATTAAAATTTATGGCAAAGATAATTTCCTTTATAAGCCGCAAAGGTGGCACCGGCAAAACTACCAACGCAATTCAAATAGCTACTATGCTGCATAGTTTAGGCTATAAACTGGCTTTGATAGAGACAGATACAAACTATACATTGAGCACTTTGCGTAAAATGGAATTGTTCAAGTCGGGAGCTAAAGAAGGGAGTATTTTCGATATTATAGGTTCAAAAGATGACAAGGTTTTGGCCGATATAGAAGCACTTCATCCAGCAAAGTTAGATTATATTATTATAGATAGCGCAGGAAAAACAACTGACAATAATATCAAAAACCTGGCGGTTCAGAGTGATGCGGTAGTAGTACCTACCAGCCTCACTCAAAACGATGTATTGGTAACTTATCAAACGGTACAAGACCTGAAGCCAGCCCAGGACATTAACAAAAACCTGAAGATTATTGTATTGCCCAATCGGGTTCATAGCAGAACCAGCCCAGCAAATATTCATCGCCAACTGGCAGACCTGAAAACAGTCATTACCGAAAATTTTGTTCCAGCAAAAAACATATATGCTCAATTTAGTACTATTCTGCCCGAAAAACAATACCAGGATATTGCCCGCGAACTGATTGGGATGTTACAATAATTTATCAAGAAGTGATATAAAAATAGTCACAACCATTTGTGGTATCGATATTCATCGGTATCTTAGGACTTGTCGCTTTTATATTTTGCAAATCCCAATACAAAAGACAATTCGACTTAATATTTAACAAGCTAAAATTAAGAAAACATGGCAAAGAAGAATACCCTTGACGACTTGAACGAGTTTTTGAAAGAAACAAAAAGCAGTGAGGAGCAACCTGCCAAGGCTAACAGCAAAGAAGAATTTTTGGCAAAAGAGCCCAAACAATTGGTAGAGGTAAAAAAAGTTGGTGAAACTAATAAAACACCTGTAAAAAAAACTCCCAGCCGCAAACCATCGGCTAAAAAAACGGTGAGTAAGCCAAAAGCAACCGCTAAGTCAAAAACTACTACTGCCAGAAAAAACACTTCTAAAGCTACTGCTACCAAAAAAGTAAGCGAAGCGCTTATCTTGACACAATTAGATGCCTTGGCAAAACAAGAAGATAAAACTATGCGTGAAGTGTGGGCAGGCATTGCCAAAAAAGTAGGAGCAGAGTTTCCACAATCTTCAGAAAGCCTCATAGATGAAGGAGTAGACATATTGGTAGACCTGGCAATGGCTCCAATGAACTTTCTGGTATCTGTGTCTGACCGAATCAATAAAATGTTGTAATAACAATTTTCATTGTACATTTTACAAAGCCCAGTGATGTTTGATAGCAGCATTTGGGTTTTTTTGTGCTTGACTTAACAGCTTTTTAACGTGACCATTTCCCATAACTTGCTAAAACATTTTATACATTTGAAACAAAGACAGTAAACCATCGATTGACCAATTGATATGGAAAAGAATATTGTAGAAGAATTTAATACATACCGTGCCCAAATGAATGAGAAAATTTTGGGAGCAGACAATAAAGTACTCAAGCGTTTGTTTAACCTTGACACCAATTGTTATCAAGAAGGGCAGGTAGACGTAATCACCAAAGAAATGATAGGCATGGCTTGCTCTATGGTGTTGCGTTGCGATGACTGTGTACGTTATCATTTAGGTAAGTGTTATGAGCTAGAGGTAACTACTGAGCAGGTATTTGAGGTGTTTGCTATTGCCAATCTGATAGGTGGTACCATTGTTATTCCACACTTGCGTCGTGCCGTTGAATACTGGGAAACATTGCAACAAAATCAAGGGAAATAAGACATATTAGGGCAGAAGGAGACTTCTGCCTTTTATTACTTGTGAAACAATATGGAAGAAGACGAGAGTAACATAGAAGAACGTTGGCAGGCATTGCTTAACTTTTTGGAAAAAACTATAGGTAAGCGCCCGGCTGATTTGAACGCAGTCATGTTTTTGATTGGGGTACAAGAATTGGGACATGGAGTAAGACAGTTTACCAAAGAACAAAAACAAGACCTGATGCATATAGCTATATGCAGGGTGCTAAGCAAAGCAGGATTTTATGAGCTGGAAGGCTTAGATAAAGATGGTTGGCCACACTGGAAGTTGGTAAAGAAACTGCCCCATGTAGACCTGCTCAATCAGGAACATTTACTCAAAATATACGTATTAGATTACTTTGAAGATGAGGGGATTTTATAAAAAAAGCATCTTATTCTAATACAATCACTCACTGGTTGACAAGCCAATAGTAGCTTACTATAATATGTTGAAAATGAGAGTATTATAGGGTTTGTTAATGCCATTAGTTTAGGCACAACTACAAGTTTTACATGTGTCTCACCACCTTATATTTATAAAAACACCTGATCTAACGATATAATATTCAATGAAAATTATCTCTTACAACGTAAATGGTATAAGAGCAGCTATTCGTAAAGGTTTAGTAGAATGGCTCAAAGCAGCAGATTGTGATGTATTGTGTATACAAGAGCTCAAAGCACTGGAAGAACAAGTAGACACAGCTGAGTTAGAGGCGTTGGGGTATCATTTATATTGGCAACCAGCCCAAACCAGAAAGGGGTACAGTGGAGTGGCTATTTTTAGCCGAATAAAACCTAATAATGTGGTGTATGGTTATGGTGATTACGATTGGCATGACACTCGCTGGATAGATGATGAAGGAAGAATTATCCGAGCTGATTATGATAACTTTTCAGTAATGAGCGTATATATGCCCTCAGGTACTAAACCCGAACGGGTCGTTTTTAAAATGGAATGGAACCTTGCTTTTCAACAATACATTACCGAACTTAAAAAAGTAGTGCCTCATCTCATTATTTGTGGTGATTATAACATTGCTCACCAAGCCATTGATATTCATAATCCTAAATCTAATGCAAAAAGATCAGGGTTTTTGCCTGAAGAGCGTAATTGGCTTACTGATTTTATGGAACTTGGTTTTACCGACTCGTTTCGGTATTTAAATCCAGAGCCTCATAATTATACTTGGTGGAATGTACGCACCAATGCTCGGGCTAAAAATTTGGGTTGGAGAATTGATTATCAGATGATTTCAAAATCCCTAAACGAAAACCTCAAACGTGCCGTTATCTTATCAGAGGCTATGCACTCCGATCACTGCCCAATTTTGATTGAGGTAGATTAGTGAAAACAAAAAATTGCAATAGGTGTAAAAACTTTAGATATATTTTGATATTTTTGTAAATAACCAACAAGATAACACTAAAAAAACATGTCAGATCAAAACGCTTCATTTTCCCCAAGCTCGAAACTAATGACCGAGCTGAAGCGGTACAAAAGCAAGTATTACCTTAACATGTTGTTTAAGGGACTCTTGGTGACTGCCGCTTTACTGCTTACAACTTACATTATAATCAATGCTGCCGAATATTTCGGTAAGTTCAATACCACCATACGAGCTGGCCTGTTCTATACATTTCTGGCAGCCGCTGTAGTTACGCTGATTGCTTGGGTGTTATGGCCTATTTCTAAACTATTGAACATTAATAAACAAATAAGCGACGAAGAAGCAGCCGTTCAAATTGGTAAATATTTCCCTAATGTAGATGACAAACTTTTAAATACTATTCAATTACATAATGCAGCAGATAAAGACAATGCTTTGCTGATGGCAAGTATAGAGCAACGCACCAGCCAGTTGGGTATTGTAAAGTTTACTGATGCTGTGCGTTTTTCTGAAAACCGTCGTTATCTGCGTTATGTAGTACCACCTTTATTGGTTTTATTGCTAATCTTAATTATTACTCCCACATTCTTTTCTGAAAGCTCAGCACGTATTATCAACTACGACAACGAGTATGTAGAACCTGCCCCATTCACTTTTCATTTGGCAAATAAAAATCTGAAAGCGTTTAAAAATGAAGACTTTGTAGTAGAACTAGACTTAAAAGGACGCACTATGCCACCTGATGTGTATTTAGTATCTGGAGGGCGACGCTACAAAATGGAAAAAAGTCGTTATGATAAGTTTTCTTATACTTTCAAAAAAATACAAAAAGCGACTGAATTCAAGTTTGAGTCAGCGGGCTTTAGTTCTCAAAACCACAGCGTGAGTTTGATAGAACGTCCTACCTTATTGTCATTCAGTGCCAACCTAAACTATCCTGCATACCTTAACAAAGCCAGTGAAAACTGGGACAACATTGGTAACTTGGTAGTGCCTGAAGGAACACAAATTCAATGGAATTTTAAAACCAACAACTCCAAAGAGTTGGCTTTATTCTTCAATGAAGGCAAGGATGTAGTAAAAGCTGAAAAAGTAAATCCAAAAACTTTTAAGTATAATCGCAGTGCCCGACGCTCTGAAACATACCAGGTTAAACTCAAAAATGAGTTTAGCGGTAACAAAGAAGATATTAACTATTATATCAATGTAATCCCTGATCGGTACCCAAAAATCAATATCAAAGAGTACAAAGATACCACCATGTACGATTATTTAAGTATTGGTGGAAGTGTATCAGATGATTATGGTTTGTCGCAACTCAAAATGTTTTACCGCATTACCCGTGATGGTAAGCCAGGTAAGCTTCAGGCTGTAGATCTTCAGCTCAACTCAGGACAATCAATTCAGAACTATTATTATCAAATGGATTTGGCTCCAATGAATTTACAACCTGGTGATAACCTTGAGTATTTTGCGCAGGTATGGGACAACGATGGAGTAAATGGAGCTAAAAGTGCCAAAACCACTGCTTTGACATTTAAGATTCCAGGTGAAGAAGAGTTGAAGAAAGAAATAGACAAAGCAGCCGAAAAAACCGAGAACCAAATAGACAAAACGCTTAATCAAGCCCGTAAGCTAAAAGAAAGCATGGAAAACGTGAAAAACCGTTTTCGCAACAAGCGTTATATGGACTATCAGGACAAGAAACAAGTAAAAGAACTGTTGGAGAAGCGACAAGAGTTGATCAAGGAAATAAAAAAGATCCAAGAACAAAACGAAACTACTAATCAAAAGCAAAAGCGTTTCTCGGAAACCAGCCCTGAGGTA
Proteins encoded in this window:
- the mdh gene encoding malate dehydrogenase: MKITVVGAGNVGATCADVLAYREIANEVVLVDIKEGLAEGKALDMWQKAPINLYDTRTVGVTNDYSRTAGSEVVVITSGIPRKPGMSRDDLISTNAGIVKSVTEQVIAHSPEAIVIVVSNPLDVMTYAAHTTAKLPRTKVMGMAGILDTARYRAFLASELNVSPKDIQAVLMGGHGDTMVPLPRYTTVGGIPVTELLSKDKLDPIVERTKKGGGELVKLMGTSAWYAPGSAAAQMVEAIVKDQRRVFPVCTKLEGEYGIDDCYLGVPVILGKNGIEKVIQLDLNAGEKELLEVSRGKVKEVMDTFDSLMAQV
- a CDS encoding exodeoxyribonuclease III, which encodes MKIISYNVNGIRAAIRKGLVEWLKAADCDVLCIQELKALEEQVDTAELEALGYHLYWQPAQTRKGYSGVAIFSRIKPNNVVYGYGDYDWHDTRWIDDEGRIIRADYDNFSVMSVYMPSGTKPERVVFKMEWNLAFQQYITELKKVVPHLIICGDYNIAHQAIDIHNPKSNAKRSGFLPEERNWLTDFMELGFTDSFRYLNPEPHNYTWWNVRTNARAKNLGWRIDYQMISKSLNENLKRAVILSEAMHSDHCPILIEVD
- a CDS encoding carboxymuconolactone decarboxylase family protein, yielding MEKNIVEEFNTYRAQMNEKILGADNKVLKRLFNLDTNCYQEGQVDVITKEMIGMACSMVLRCDDCVRYHLGKCYELEVTTEQVFEVFAIANLIGGTIVIPHLRRAVEYWETLQQNQGK
- a CDS encoding DUF4175 family protein, giving the protein MSDQNASFSPSSKLMTELKRYKSKYYLNMLFKGLLVTAALLLTTYIIINAAEYFGKFNTTIRAGLFYTFLAAAVVTLIAWVLWPISKLLNINKQISDEEAAVQIGKYFPNVDDKLLNTIQLHNAADKDNALLMASIEQRTSQLGIVKFTDAVRFSENRRYLRYVVPPLLVLLLILIITPTFFSESSARIINYDNEYVEPAPFTFHLANKNLKAFKNEDFVVELDLKGRTMPPDVYLVSGGRRYKMEKSRYDKFSYTFKKIQKATEFKFESAGFSSQNHSVSLIERPTLLSFSANLNYPAYLNKASENWDNIGNLVVPEGTQIQWNFKTNNSKELALFFNEGKDVVKAEKVNPKTFKYNRSARRSETYQVKLKNEFSGNKEDINYYINVIPDRYPKINIKEYKDTTMYDYLSIGGSVSDDYGLSQLKMFYRITRDGKPGKLQAVDLQLNSGQSIQNYYYQMDLAPMNLQPGDNLEYFAQVWDNDGVNGAKSAKTTALTFKIPGEEELKKEIDKAAEKTENQIDKTLNQARKLKESMENVKNRFRNKRYMDYQDKKQVKELLEKRQELIKEIKKIQEQNETTNQKQKRFSETSPEVKQKMQQLKKLMDELLDEETKKLYEELQKLLEQTRRNDRIQNMLDKIQKKEENLDKELERALEMFKQLKFEQKLDQTSKDLQKLAKKQDKLAEKTDKNLKDKSDKNNTKDNNKSDKKNGKNKDQKSDKNDKKNSSDKSDKKESNESLQKKQKELTKKFDEIKKQLEDLKKMDKKLEFPNDMKDFKQEKEDISKEQQNSQKQLQQKQNKKAGKSQKKAAKKMKKMAQQMQQMQQNMQKQQMQENLDDLRAILENLVTLSFDQEKLMKDFRSVSLSDPRFVKLGQKQLKLRDDAKIIEDSLNALAKRVFQIKSFVTREVGKMKNYMDESTDMIKRRRLSIATGKQQFAMTSMNNLALLLNDVMKQMQNSMASAMSKPQKGKKGKPKPNLGQLQKSLNQKIQQLKKSGKQGRKLSEELAKLAAEQEQIRQALKEMQKRMGKDGKNGKDLRELQKKMEEVEKNLVFKNLEQITKLRQKDILTRLLESEKSLREQGQDKERKSKSAKDQKIRRVPPALNQYFKNKAKQIELLKTIPPALSPYYKKEVDEYFEKIDN
- a CDS encoding ParA family protein: MAKIISFISRKGGTGKTTNAIQIATMLHSLGYKLALIETDTNYTLSTLRKMELFKSGAKEGSIFDIIGSKDDKVLADIEALHPAKLDYIIIDSAGKTTDNNIKNLAVQSDAVVVPTSLTQNDVLVTYQTVQDLKPAQDINKNLKIIVLPNRVHSRTSPANIHRQLADLKTVITENFVPAKNIYAQFSTILPEKQYQDIARELIGMLQ